The nucleotide window CTAGGGAGTGCCCGGCGCATGGAATACGGGGCTTACGTTTGACCGATCAGATCGTCATCCGCGGCGCGCGGACTCACAACCTGAAAAACATCGACGTCGATATCCCGCACGGCAAACTCACCGTCGTGAGCGGTGTCTCCGGATCGGGCAAATCCTCGCTCGCCTTCGATACGGTCTACGCCGAGGGCCAGCGCCGCTACGTCGAGTCGCTCTCCGCCTATGCCCGCCAGTTCCTCGAACGCATCGAAAAGCCCGACGTGGACCTCATCGACGGCCTTGCCCCGGCTATCGCAATCAAGCAGAAGAACTCCACGCGTAACCCGCGTTCGACCGTAGCCACCGCGACCGAAATCTACGATTACATGCGCCTGCTGTGGGCGCGCTGCGGCACCGTGCATTGCATCGTCTGCAACGGCGTGGTCCGCCGTGACTCGGTCGATGAAATCGCCGCTGCGATCCTCGCCCTCGGAGACGGCACACGCCTGCACGCGCTCTTCCCCATCAAGCCTACGCAGCGGCCTGAGCTCGCCGCAGAGTCCGCGCCCGAAGAGCCTGCGAAACCGGCACGCGCAAAGAAGACCGCCCGCAAGAGTACGAAGAAGATTGCCGAAGAATCGCCGCTGACGGACGAACTGAAAGAACGTCTCTCCGACCTGCGCAAGCGCGGCTTCAATCGTCTCTATCAAAACGGCAACATCTACGAATTTTCCACGCCCGAGTCGCTGCTCGAGATCAATTTTGCACTGCCCGTTTTCATTCTGGTGGACCGTATTGTGGTCTCACCGGAGAACCGCGCCCGCATCGTCGATGCGGCTGAAATCGGCTATCGCGAGACCGGCGAAATCCTCTTCGAGATTGTCCTCCGCCCCGCTGATCCAGACGGTCAGCAGGAGCCTGAGCGCGAACGCCTGCGCTTCTCCGCCGCCTTCGAGTGCAAGAACTGCCATCGTCTCTATCGCGAGCCCGAGCCGCGCCTCTTCTCGTTCAACAACCCGTTCGGCGCCTGCCCGCGCTGCCAGGGATTCGGCAATACCATCGATTTCGATCTCGACCTCATCATTCCCGATAAGTCGAAGAGCCTCGAAGACGGCGCGATCGATCCGTGGAATCGCCCGAAATACCGCAGCTACTTCACGGAACTGAAGCGCGCGGCGAAACAGCACGGCATTCCCATGGATGTGCCCTGGTGGGATCTGACGCTCGATCAGCAGACCTTTGTCCTCGACGGGCACGGCAGCTTCCTCGGCGTGCATGGTTTCTTCCATTTCCTTGAGACGAAGAAGTACAAGCTGCACGTGCGCGTGATGCTTTCGAAGTATCGCGGCTACGCCACATGCCCCGAGTGCAAGGGTCAGCGGCTGCGTGCCGAGGCTCGTGCCGTGCGCATCGCCGGCAAGAACATCTGCGACGCTGCCGCACTTACCATCCGCAATGCGAATGACTTCTTCCAATCCATCGAGCTCTCGCCCATGCAGCAGGAGATCGCCGGCAGCATCCTCACCGAAGCACGGCAGCGCCTGCACTTCCTCGACGAAGTCGGCCTCGATTACCTTACGCTCGACCGCCTCGCATCGACGCTCTCCGGCGGCGAATCGCAGCGTATCCAGCTCGCAACCTCGCTTGGCTCGCGACTCGTCGGCGCACTCTATGTGCTCGATGAGCCTTCCATCGGCCTGCACACCCGCGACACGGCCAAGCTCATCCGCATTCTCGAGAGCCTGCGCGATCTCGGTAACACCATCCTCGTCGTCGAGCACGATCCCGACGTCATCCGCGCTGCGGACCACCTGCTCGATCTCGGCCCCGGCGCCGGGGAGTTCGGCGGCAAGCTGCTGGCCAGCGGTACGGTTGCGGAAGTCGAACACAATCCCGACTCGATCACGGGCCGCTATCTCTCAAACCATCTCACCATTCCCGTGCCCACGCGCCGCCGCGAGCCGGGTGGACCGAAGGACTGGATCAATCTTCGCGGCGCGCGCGCCAACAATCTCAAGGGACTGAACATCGACATCCCCATGGGCATGCTGGTCGCCATCACCGGCGTCTCGGGCTCGGGTAAGTCCACGCTCGTGCATGAGGTGCTCTACAAAGTCATCGCGCATCAGCTCGGCAAAACCGAGGGCGGCGACCCATCGAATCTCTACAAGGAGATCAAGAACGCCGACCGCCTGAATGACATCGTGCTCGTCGATCAGAACCCTATTGGCCGCACCCCGCGCTCAAATCCCGTTACCTACATCAAGGCCTTCGACGCTATCCGCGAGCTCTTCGCCTCGCAGCCCGAAGCGCAGCGCCGCGGCTACGGCGCCGGGCACTTCTCCTTCAACGTCCCCGGCGGGCGTTGCGATGTCTGCGAAGGCGATGGCACGGTGACCGTCGAGATGCAGTTCCTGGCCGACGTGGAACTGCCCTGCGAGGAGTGCGGCGGCACGCGTTACAAGGCCAGCACGCTCGAAATCAAGTACAAGGGCAGGAATATCCACGAAGTCCTCGGCATGACCGTGAAGGAAGCCCTGCGCTTCTTCACCGGCACGCCGAAAATCGTGGATAAGCTTGCCGTCCTCGAAGAAACCGGCCTGGGCTATGTACGTCTCGGGCAGTCGGCCACCACGCTCTCCGGCGGTGAGGCGCAGCGCGTGAAGCTGGCCGCGCACCTGGCCACCGTGCGCAGCGACCCGAAGAAGCAGAGCCGCGTGCTTTACATCCTCGACGAGCCCACCACCGGCCTGCACTTCGACGACGTCAGCAAGCTGCTGCAGGCCTTCCGCAAACTCATCGACGGCGGCGGCTCGCTGGTGGTCATCGAGCACAATCTCGACGTGATCAAGTCCGCCGACTGGGTGCTCGATCTCGGTCCCGAAGGCGGCTCCGCAGGCGGCCAGTTGGTTGCCGCGGGCACGCCCGAGGAGATTGCCGCCAACGAGTTCTCGCACACCGGCTACTGGCTCGCAAAAGTCCTCGCCGCACGCCGTGAGCCTGTAAACGAATCCGCTTCCTAGCCGTCCCATAGCAGGTGAACTTTTTGCAGCCCCTTCGTATCTCGCTTCTGTCGTTGTTCGTGCTTTCTCCGCTGGCTCTCAGCGCCCAATCGAACCAGCTTCCGCCTGGCTCGTCCGAACCGGATCAGACCCCGGCCAAGCAGCAGTCCGCCGCACCACAGCCCACCGATGGTCCGCTGGCAAACATCGAAAACGAGATCGAGCAGAAGCATTTCGACCAGGCGCGCACGCAGCTTGACCCATACCTTTCCGCACATCCGGATGATGCCCGCGCTCTCTTCGACCGCGGCTATTGCGACGATGCCGAGGACAAGAGCGAGCAGGCTCTCACCTGGTACCGCAAGGCGGTCGCCGCCGATCCCAATCAGTTCGAGCCGCAGATGGCGCTCGGCCTGCTGCTCGCCCAGCAGAACTCGACCGATGACGCCGTAAAGGCGCTCCAGGCCGCCGTCGCCCTTGAGCCCAACCCGCCGAACCCGGCAGCCAAGGCGCAGGCCTACCGCACGCTCGCCCGTTTGCTCGAGAAGTCTAATCCCGACGACGCCCGCGACGCGCTGCTCGCCGCCCTCAAGCTGACTCCGGAGACCACCGACGATACGCTGCTTACCGCCTCCATTGCCGAGGCAGAAGACGATGATGCTGTCGCCGAGCAGGCTTATCGCCAGGTTCTTAAGGTTGAGCCGGAGAACGGTACAGCCATCTCCGGCCTTGCGCACCTGCTCATCGCCCAGAAAAAGTTCGACGAAGCAGCGCCGCTGGTCCACTCCGCGCTGCTCCGCGATCCTGATGATCCGGCGCTGAACGCACAGTACGCTGCTCTGCTCGCTGCGCAGGGTAAAGACGACGAGGCGACTGCCACCCTCGAAAAGCTGCACACGCTGAAGCCGCAGGACCGCCAGGTATCGCTCATGCTCGCCGACTCCTACGTCAGCGCTGGCGCCCTGGATAAGGCCGATGCGCTGTATGCAGCCCTCATCGCCGCCTCACCCAACGATGCGGACCTGCTCTCGGCCCGCGGCCAGGTGCTCATCGAGGAGCAGAAGAATGCCGAGGCGTTGCCCCTTTTCCAGCAGGCCGTAAAGCTGGCTCCACAAAACGCCGATGCATGGAGTGGGGTAGCCTTCGCCGCCTCGAAAACCGGCAATCCCACCCTGGAACTGGATGCTCTTGCAGCCAGATCAAAATTGGCCCCCGAAACGCCTGCTACTTACTTTCTTTGGGCCACCGCGCATGACAAGCTGCACCATACCAAGCAGGCAGTGGAGTATTATCGTCTGTTCCTGAGCGCAGCTCAGGGCAAGCTGCCGGACGAGGAGTGGCAGGCGAAGCAGAGGCTGGCGCTTCTCGCCAAGTAGACATCCCACGCCGTAGACGTGCCGTAGCACCGGGAGGTGCACCATGCGGTTCGTAAGACTTATTCTTCTCACCGTCGCCGCCCCCACGGTTCTGGCTCTCAGCCCATCCTCAGCCCAGGCGGCCACAGAAAAATTCCTGGACAGCCAGCAGATCGCGGCGCTCGAGACACGCGCCGCGCAGGCCGCTCCGAAAGAGCAATGCTTCCTGTACGCGGAGCTCGCTCATTCCATGGCAGAGATTGCCGGCCAGCAGCTCAATGCCGGAGACGAGCGCGATGCCGCCGAGTCCATCCGAGCGGTTCAGCGATACGCAGACAAGATCCACATGAATGTCGCGGACGACGCGCGCAAGCTCAAGAACGCGGAGATCCTCATGCGGCAGACGGCTTTCCGCCTGAAGGCGATCATGCTCGACGCCTCGCTCGATGACCGCCCCTCGCTTGAAAGCACCCTGAAGCAGCTCGATAAGGTGGAATCCGAAATGATGCTCCAGGTTTTCCGGCACTGAGTTTGCAGGACAAAAAGCACAATCTGGCCATCCTGCATCTAAAGTGATGGAGTGAAAGAAAACTCTGTGCCAGCCAGTCTCATTTCGCGCAGCCGTACTAACTGCCCCCCCTGCAGCCGGCGGTCCCTGTCCAGGCTTGTCGTTTCTTTGCTGTTCTGCGCCGCTTTTCTCGCACCCGCGTTTCTCCATGCGCAGAATGACAAAGATCCGCTCAACGACCAGGAAGTGGACCAGATCCGCGAACTGCGCAATCAGCCCGTGGAGCGCATCAAGCTCTACCAGAAATTCATCGAGGCGCGGATCAGCGCCATCAAAGAGATTGGCGCACACCCGAAGACAGACGATCGCAAGGCCGAGTTGCGGGCCAAGCTCGAAGAGTTCACCCATCTCTCCGATGAGCTGCAGGACAATCTCGAGACCTTCGATGACTCCCATGCGGATATACGCAAAGCGTTAAAGGATCTCGTTCCGGTCAGCTCGAAGTGGAAGGAAATTCTCCAGGCCGCAGTTCCCGATCCGGCCTATGATTTTTCCCAGGAAACCGCCCTCGACTCTGCACAAAGCACAGCCGATCAGGCCCGCGAACTCCTCCAGAGCCAGCAAAAGTATTTTGCCGAACACAAAAACGAAGCCAATAAAAATGGCACCGGTCCCAGTTAGGTCGAGAAATCTCTCTTCTTACGCTTCTTGATATCCTTGAAGCAGTGAATCCTGAGCTCGTCCGCTGGTTTGAAGAGGAGTATCGTGTGCTGCGCCCGCGCGCACCGATGCCTGCCTTCGAAGTCCGTTTCTACCGCTTCACCAGCCTCAACACCACCATCCGGCTCCGCGAAGGCGTTCTGAAAGTCCGGCTCTCGGACATCCTGGAAAGCGCCCCTGAGTCTGTTCTCCGCGCCATCGCGCATATTCTTATCGCCAAGCTCTACCGCAAGCCGATCGAGACGGCACACGCGACGCGGTACCGGCGCTACACCTCCAGTGAGGTCGTCGTGCGGCATACCGAGCGCATCCGCCAGTCACGCGGCCGCAAACGCATCTCCACAGCCAAGGGCGACCACTACGACCTCGACGAAGTCTTCGAGTCCATCAATATCCGCTTCTTTCATGGATTGCTCGGCCGCCCCATGCTTACCTGGAGCGAGCATCGCGCGCGCCGCCTGCTGGGCCACTATGACGCGGCACATAACACCATCATGATCAGCAAGGTGTTCGACCGCCGCAACACTCCGCGCTATGCCATCGAATACCTGATGTACCACGAAATGCTGCATCTCAAGCATCCGGTGAAGACCCGTAACGGACGCCGCTGCGTGCATTCGCGCGAGTTCCAGGCCGACGAGAATCTCTTCCCCGAGCTTGACCAGGCCAAGGCCTTTCTCCGCACGTTATAGACACGCATCCCTGTTAGACTCAGCTTCGAGCCGGGTTCCATCCGGCCTCGATTTTCTTCAAGGAGTCACCGTGTCCGAAAACCAGCCCCAGAATGAAGTGAAGATCACCGTCCGCCCCAACGGCCCATTCCGCGTAGAAGGCGCCGTCACGCTGGTCGATGCTCAGGGAGGCCAGTGGGATCTGACCGGCAAGCCGGCTTTCTCGCTCTGCCGCTGCGGCGCCTCCGCCAACAAGCCTTTCTGCGATGGCGCGCACAACAAGATCGGCTTCCAGGCCAATGACACCGCACCGCCGCCGGCCGTTCCTCCCACCGCCACCGAGAACAGCTAACCTCCCTTTCAAGACCGGAGGCCGGCAGCGCGCCCCCTCGCCTGCCGGCCTTTCAGTATTTCTGGATGTCTTCCGCAGAGCGCGACCAGCGGGAGCGGAGGCCGAAGGCAATCCGCCCTGCGCGGAGCAGCCGGACTCGCCAGCAGCCTGCAAGTGGCGGACAATAGGTGCATGAGTACCACAAGCCCGTTCACCGATGTACCCGGCGCCCTGGCGGAGTTTCGCGCCGGCCGCATGATCGTCGTCGTCGACGATGAGGATCGCGAAAACGAAGGCGACCTCACCCTGCCCGCTGAGTTCGTCACTCCGGAAGCCATCAATTTCATGGCGAAGTATGGCCGCGGGCTCATCTGCCTCACACTGACCGAAGAGCGCGCCGACTACCTGCGTCTCGATCCGATGACGCAACAGAACTCTTCGCGTTTCGGCACCGCCTTCACAGAGACCATCGAAGCGCGCGAAGGCGTAACCACCGGCATCTCCGCCGCCGACCGCGCTCACACCATCAAGGTCGCCATCGATCCGCGTTCGACGGCGCACGATCTCGCCCGCCCTGGCCATGTCTTCCCGCTCCGCGCCCGCCGCGGCGGCGTTCTCGTCCGCGCCGGACAGACCGAGGCCTCGGTCGATCTCTCCCGCATGGCTGGCCTCGTGCCCGCAGGCATCATCTGCGAAATCATGAATGACGACGGCAGCA belongs to Silvibacterium dinghuense and includes:
- the uvrA gene encoding excinuclease ABC subunit UvrA, coding for MTDQIVIRGARTHNLKNIDVDIPHGKLTVVSGVSGSGKSSLAFDTVYAEGQRRYVESLSAYARQFLERIEKPDVDLIDGLAPAIAIKQKNSTRNPRSTVATATEIYDYMRLLWARCGTVHCIVCNGVVRRDSVDEIAAAILALGDGTRLHALFPIKPTQRPELAAESAPEEPAKPARAKKTARKSTKKIAEESPLTDELKERLSDLRKRGFNRLYQNGNIYEFSTPESLLEINFALPVFILVDRIVVSPENRARIVDAAEIGYRETGEILFEIVLRPADPDGQQEPERERLRFSAAFECKNCHRLYREPEPRLFSFNNPFGACPRCQGFGNTIDFDLDLIIPDKSKSLEDGAIDPWNRPKYRSYFTELKRAAKQHGIPMDVPWWDLTLDQQTFVLDGHGSFLGVHGFFHFLETKKYKLHVRVMLSKYRGYATCPECKGQRLRAEARAVRIAGKNICDAAALTIRNANDFFQSIELSPMQQEIAGSILTEARQRLHFLDEVGLDYLTLDRLASTLSGGESQRIQLATSLGSRLVGALYVLDEPSIGLHTRDTAKLIRILESLRDLGNTILVVEHDPDVIRAADHLLDLGPGAGEFGGKLLASGTVAEVEHNPDSITGRYLSNHLTIPVPTRRREPGGPKDWINLRGARANNLKGLNIDIPMGMLVAITGVSGSGKSTLVHEVLYKVIAHQLGKTEGGDPSNLYKEIKNADRLNDIVLVDQNPIGRTPRSNPVTYIKAFDAIRELFASQPEAQRRGYGAGHFSFNVPGGRCDVCEGDGTVTVEMQFLADVELPCEECGGTRYKASTLEIKYKGRNIHEVLGMTVKEALRFFTGTPKIVDKLAVLEETGLGYVRLGQSATTLSGGEAQRVKLAAHLATVRSDPKKQSRVLYILDEPTTGLHFDDVSKLLQAFRKLIDGGGSLVVIEHNLDVIKSADWVLDLGPEGGSAGGQLVAAGTPEEIAANEFSHTGYWLAKVLAARREPVNESAS
- a CDS encoding tetratricopeptide repeat protein; its protein translation is MQPLRISLLSLFVLSPLALSAQSNQLPPGSSEPDQTPAKQQSAAPQPTDGPLANIENEIEQKHFDQARTQLDPYLSAHPDDARALFDRGYCDDAEDKSEQALTWYRKAVAADPNQFEPQMALGLLLAQQNSTDDAVKALQAAVALEPNPPNPAAKAQAYRTLARLLEKSNPDDARDALLAALKLTPETTDDTLLTASIAEAEDDDAVAEQAYRQVLKVEPENGTAISGLAHLLIAQKKFDEAAPLVHSALLRDPDDPALNAQYAALLAAQGKDDEATATLEKLHTLKPQDRQVSLMLADSYVSAGALDKADALYAALIAASPNDADLLSARGQVLIEEQKNAEALPLFQQAVKLAPQNADAWSGVAFAASKTGNPTLELDALAARSKLAPETPATYFLWATAHDKLHHTKQAVEYYRLFLSAAQGKLPDEEWQAKQRLALLAK
- a CDS encoding M48 family metallopeptidase → MNPELVRWFEEEYRVLRPRAPMPAFEVRFYRFTSLNTTIRLREGVLKVRLSDILESAPESVLRAIAHILIAKLYRKPIETAHATRYRRYTSSEVVVRHTERIRQSRGRKRISTAKGDHYDLDEVFESINIRFFHGLLGRPMLTWSEHRARRLLGHYDAAHNTIMISKVFDRRNTPRYAIEYLMYHEMLHLKHPVKTRNGRRCVHSREFQADENLFPELDQAKAFLRTL
- a CDS encoding CDGSH iron-sulfur domain-containing protein yields the protein MSENQPQNEVKITVRPNGPFRVEGAVTLVDAQGGQWDLTGKPAFSLCRCGASANKPFCDGAHNKIGFQANDTAPPPAVPPTATENS